CTTCTTGCCGCATTTCAGCCAGATGGGTCTCAGCATCAGTACGCACAGCTGCCAACTCCTGGACATACTTCTCCCGGGCTTGATCTAGCTCTACTTCCAGAAATTGCCGGCCAAGGTTGGCCCGCTCTCCCAGCCCCCGGTTCTCCTCTGCCAACAGGCCATGAGCCTTCTTCAGCATGCTCAGCTGCTCTGCATAGCTGGCCTTTTCTGCCCGGAGCTGCTGGGCTGCTCGCTCCTGCTCAACCACTTTCTGCCTCAAAGGCCCTAGCTCCCCAAGCTCCCGCTGTGCCCGCATTAGCTCTGCCCGAAGCCCACCAGCGGCCTGCTTGCTCTGCTCTATCTCCTCCCGGTGGCGCTTCTCAGCAGCGGCCTGCTCCGCTTGCAGCTGCTGACAAAGGTGCTTGGCAGGCAGCAGCTCACTCACCAGGGCCTGTGTGCTGGTATGCTCCAGCTGCAGGGCAGAGAGCGCTTGCTCCTTTTGGAAGAACTTCTCCTGCCAGGCCTTCAACTCCTGGCCCAGTTCCTCAGCTCGCTCTGCCTGTGAGGTCAGCTCTTGTCGCAAGTTCTCCGAAATTGTACGCTGTTTCTCTACCTCCTCCCGGAGGCTCTGTACCTCCTCTCGTAGAGCTGAGCTGCGTTCGGCTGCTCTGGCACTACTGCTGGCTGTTTCTACCTGCAGCAGGCGCAGCCtctcttccagcttctggctCTTCTCTGATTCAGCTACAACCAGGCGCTTCAACTCCttgctctccccctccttctctagGACTTGGCGGTTCAGGATGGATACCTCCTCTTCCAAGCTGCTGATAAGACTGCTTTttctctcagcctcctgctggCCACGGGCTACCTGGGCCTTCCACTCTTCCTCAGCTTTGCTATGGTCCTGGGCTTTGGCACGGAGGGCTGTCAGCTCTCTCTGAGCTGAAGCGGAGGCAGCTCGACTCTGCCCTAGCTCCCGAGCCTTCTCCTCTAACTGGCCCTGCAGCGCCTCCAGGGCTTTGTCCTGCTCAGCCCGGGAAGCACGCTCCGACTCCAGGCTGTGTGTCAGGCCTTcgacctgctgctgctgctgctggcaccGCTGCTCTAGCTTGCTGACCTCTGCCCGAAGAGCCTCCAACTCAGGGCCCGGCACCTCTGTCTTTCTAGCTGTCTCCAACTGGGTTCCTGGGCCAGAAGTGCCTTCTCCAGCAGTACCTCCTGCAGGGtgctcttcctctttcttgaCTAACTGTGTTTTCAGTTGCTCCAAAGTCTGCTGGAGCTCCTTCAGCTCTGTTCTTTGAGCTGCCTCTTGCTCACGAAGTTTGGCAAGCTCCTGGTCTTTGCCTTCCTTTTCCGTCAGGGCATGGGCCAGTGCCTCTTGCAGGGCAGCAAACTCCACACGCTGCTCGTTGAGGGTATTCTGCAGCCGCATCTCAAGCTCTGCCTTGGCTGCCTTCTCCTGAGCCAGGTCGGCTTGGGCCTGGCCCCGCTCCTGGGTCAGTCGTGCTACCTCCCTCTCCTGTTGCCCACGTTCTTCTTGCTGCTGGCCCTGGCTCTTCATCAGTGCTGCCCTCAGCCTACCAAGTTCACTGCCCATTTGCTCAGCTTCCCGCTCCATAGCCTTCAGTGCTGCTTGTGTGCTGGAGAACGGCCGTCCCCGCTGCTCTTCTTGTCTGTCGGACTCTCTGTTTCCAGCCCCTGGGGGCTCTTTGAATAACTCAAGTGAGgccatttcctgctgctcacctgCTTTGAGCACCAAGGTCTTCAGGCAGGCCACCTCCTTGTTAGTGGCAGCCATCTTCTCCTGTAGAGTTGAGAGATCGTCTGCCAGCTTCTGGGCCCTGGCTTCTTTCTCCTGAACCTGCTGAAGGGCTCTGGCGAAGTTGGCATGAAGCTGGGCTAGCTGACTCTGCTGCTGGCCTATCTGGCCCTCACTGTGgacctctcctgcctcctcctgagccTCCTGGTCAGCCTTCTCACAGTCCCCCTTCAAAGCCACCAGCTGTTCCTGGAACAGGGCACTGTACCTCGCCTCCTCTTGCTGTTGAGCTTCACACCGCTTCTGCCAGCTCTCAACCTCCCTGACGAGCTGCTCGGTCTcactctgggctctctgctgggAGGCTGTGGCCTCTGCCAGCTCACGGCGCAGGGCTTCGGTCTCAGCCTGATGAGTCTCCTCAAGCTGCTGTAACTGGGCCTCCAGCCCCTTTCTCCCAGCCTTCTCTTGTTCTAACTCCTTCTGTTCCTGCTCACGCTGCTCCATCAGGCTTCGGGACTCAGTCTCCATCTCAGCAACACGGCGCTGCTGCTCCTGCAGGGCATCTGTAGCCCTGCGCTTCTCCTCTTCAAGGCTGCCTTTGGTAATCTTCAAAGTCTCCTCAAGGGCCTGGAGCTGCTCCTGGAGCTGGACCTTCTCCTGGATCACTTTTTCTCTCtcagttgttttttgttgctCGGCCTTCAGCTGGGCCTCTAGCTCTGTCACATGAGCTTGGGCCTGACGCTGTTCCTGGTGGGCAGCTTCAATGCTGGCATGGAGTTCTCCTACCTTTTGGCTCAGCTCTGCCTTTTCCCGCTGGACCTGTGTGACCGAGGTCTGTGCACTATCCCTAGCTTCATTGGCAGCCTGAAGTTGCTGCTGCAGACTCTCTAGCTTGGCAGCCTTCTCCCTCTCCAATGTTTCCAGCTGCTGGCGAGCAGTATCCCGTTCCCTTCGAGAGGCCTCTTGAGCCTCAGCAGCAGTGGCCAGTTGCTGGGCGAGATCCTGCctggctgcctcctgctccttGGCTGCCTCTTCCAATTGCTGTTCCTTCAGCTTCAGGCTGCTGCTCAGCTGCTCCACCTGCTGGCGGAGGCCCTGGGTGGCCTGTTCTTGTTCTTGCAAGGTCTGGACCATCTGAGCCTGTTCCTTTTTGGCCTGTTCTTTCAGGCTGGCCAGTTCTTGATCCTTCTGCTGCTGCAGGGTGGTATTGAGTGCTGTCAGAGAGGCCACCTGGGCAGTCAGCTGAGCCCCCTGaacctgggaggcctgctccagCTCCTCCTTGGCCTGGGTGAGGTTGGAAATGGAGCTCTGCAGGTCAGCAATCAAGGTGGCCAgctgctgcttttcttcttcaaagTGGCCCCGCTCAGCCAGCTGCTGGGCTTCCTGTTGGCCCCGTTCACTCACCAGTGTCTCTACTTGGGCTTGGAGCTGGGTGTTGTCTGCAGCAAGTTTGGCTGCCTCTTGCTTCAGGGTTTCCAGCTGTTGGGATAAAGAGACAAATGGGGATCAATGGAACACCAAGAACCAACTCCATCAAATTGCCTTACTGGCTGCTTCGGTCTATTCCTACCTGCAAGGCATCACCCAGCACCTCACCCTTCTCCttggctgggctctcccacagtTGAGCTGCTCGTTCTTCCAGCTGGGAAAGCTTTCCCTGAAGGATTTCATTCTTCTCTTCAAGACATTTCTTGGAATAAACAAGAGACTCATGTAAACAGAGAAGCGGAACAGTCACCTGACTGATTACCACACAGGCCCTCACCTCACACTCATCAAGAAAGTGTGAGACTTGATCATCTTGTTACCTAGATCTCTCTTTGCCCTGACTCAGAAGAAAACCTCTCAGAAAACCATAGGTCTGAGGTGGAAATGATGGCTCCCCAAAACTCAAGAGACTGAGACATGAGGATCAAGAGTTGAaagaccaacctgggctccaagaccctgtctcaaaacatcaccaataaaaaaagaaaccttggGTCTGGACTTCCTGAGAACCTGACTTTCTGCTCTCAATTCCATGGATGAATTAAGTCAAAATGTGCAAAGCTTACTTTCAATCTCCTTGCCACGTAGCCTTCCTCAGACAAACCTTGACTCGCATACTACCCAAACGCTTAAAAATGGCCCAGGCATCTACACCAGCTGAGCCTCATCTGACCCAGCCACACATCTACTTCCCCTCAATTGTGGGTACAAAGCAACATGATGGATATATCCCTGAACTGCTAATCCACCCACAAGTCTGGGAGGGAGCTATTACTGTTTCTTTCACAAAGGAAACTCCTGCTTCACAGATTCTAAGAGCTATGCCCAAGAGCTACATAGTTAGCTGGTGGCAGAGTTGGGCTCTTAATGACATCAACCGTATCGCAGATTGAGCATCCCTAATCTGAAATCTGGAATGCAAAATGACCCCAAATTCAAAACTTTCTGAGCTCCAAcaagatgctaaaaaaaaaaaaaaaaaaaaaaaaaaaaaaaaaaaaaaaaaagagccaggaactagtggcgcacacctttaatcctagtacttggggtgggggtggggggagggtagaggcaggcagatctctgtgagttcgaggccagcctggtctaaagagcaagttccaggataggctccaaaagctacacagagaaaccttgtctcaaaaaataaattaataataataataaaagatgctattaaaaaaaaaaaagtcagcctgggctacagagctagtctgcttttaaaaaaaaatcctattttagAGTGATTTAGATTTTGGATTAAGGGATGAGCAACTTAGAAAGtctatgcaaatattccaaaacgAGAAGATCTACCTCTGAAACACTTATGGTATCAAGCATTTCAGCAAAGAATACCCAACATGAATTTACAACTAATTCACTAAGAGCTTATGAGTCACCCTTTAATCTCACAATAGTTAGCAGGGCATCATTCCCCTTAGAGACTGATTAATTTTTTCCAGGCCCCACACTTGGCACATCACAGAGTTCACAGGTATACTGCACTCAGCCTATTACAACAAATTACAAAACCCTGACAAGGCAACTCACCACTCTAGGACCATGCAAAGTGATGGACTATATGTATAAAGTTGTGACCAGCTCCCCAGCCAAAGGTTACCTTATCCTGGAGGACTGTGCTGAGCTCCTTTTCCAGATGAGCCTGCTTCTCTGCCCACTCCTGAGAAGCCTTGTTGTGCTCCTCTATCAGGTCGTTGAATGCACCCTGCAGTTGTTGCAAGTGGCTCGAAAACTCTCGCACCTGAGACATGAGCAGGATGAAAGCTCTGGCTTTCATGGCACCCCTCTCCAACTACTGCTTCAAGCCCAGGCCCTGGGGCCTCCAAAGATCCTTCCCCACCTTCAATCCAATCACAGCCAATTAGATCTCCCATTCAGGACCATACATCAACATTTAGGGCTGTTTGAGCACCCTTGCAGAAGCCAATAACAAGGAAAGAAACTAAGCATGCAGGTAGGTCTAGGGAAGGACTAAAGCCTAAGCCAGGTTCTAGGCAGTCTTCTCAACATTCTTGGGGAAACTTCTGACCACctcagtgttgtagaatattattttaaggtgtgttacatttgtttatgttgtggaatatttgtttaatgatgcagagatatgttgcatttgtttaactctgtgaagctgttactttgcctgtctaagacacctgatggtctaataaagagctgaatggctaataatgaggcagaagaaaggataggcaggctggcagtcagagaggataaaaaggagaaatctgggagaaaaggaagaaagatcaaggaatgagagaggaaggaggacttcagggaccagcccacccaactacacagtcagacacagagaaagaaggaaagaaaaggaaaaagctcagaggcaaaaggtagacgggataatttaaagttaagaaaagctggtaagaaacaagcgAACTTCAGgctgggtatttataattaagaataagcctctatgtgtgatttatttgggacctgggtggcgggcccctcagagagtaaagagtaaaaaacaactaACACCACCTTAGCCCTACTCACCTTAAAGGAAAGATCCCCATTCTCCTCAGAAAGTTGGCTAATCTTTCGATCCATCTGgttcttctctgtcttcaggtTCTGACACCGCTTCAGAGTCTCATGCAGCCGCACGGTAAGGCTGCCAGAAGACGGGCAGTCAGAACGCTGGGCACGACTGGGCAGCAGGGACTAGATGTCGGGAAGAGGGCAGAAGAATCATACCTCTCATTCTTGCCACGGAGCTCCTCGACCTCTCCGGATTCTTGAGAGCTGGCTGCCTGCTTCTCATTCAGCAAAGCCAGGTGGTCAATGCGCTGCTGCATCATGGCTATCTGTGCATCTgcccagggcaggagaggagacGAGAGTCAGCAAAGATCCAGGGACAGGAAAGAGCAAAGGAGGCACACAGTGTCCATTCCACAGAAAAGGGACATGGTACAGGAACAGAATCCAGTGTCCAGAAGGCCAGCCTGACACCTGACACCTGCCAGGGCTGAGCCTGAAGCCCCAGTCAGCAGAAGGGACAAGATGGTGGCAAAGCTGTCACCAAGGCTTCCCTGGATGCAAATCCCAATGCCCCCCATTACCAGTCCCCACATATTCTGTCAGGCACCTACCCTTCTCAGTGAGGAGCTTGAGGCTCTCAgagagctccagctccagctcgtCCCTGTTGTTCCTCTCATCTGCCAGCTGTTTCTTCAACCGTCTTATCTGGAACTGTGGGGTCTGCAGGATGTCACCCATAGGGGAGGATGGAGAACCTGCGAGGAAGCTAAGGAAAGAGGTGGCAAAGATACCAGGCTAAGAGCCTAAGGTCTGAAGTTACCAGCAGCAACCAGGGATGGGACAGCACCAGTGACCATAGTCAACACTAGTTTGGGAGCCCAATGTGCCTGGGTTCTATCTGCCAGGCTACCTCATGTCTCAGGTCATGACCCGGAGaaacttttcttctccctcctccatgtCTTAATTTCTTGGCTGAAGAATTGGAAACATGTATTTTTGAAGGAAGAAGGGATTTCCATAAACAGGaaactgctttttattttatttattaatttgttttgttttttcaagacagggtttctccgtgttaacagccatggctgtcttggaacttgatttgtaaaccaagctggcctcgaactcacagagatccacctgcctctgcctcccgagtgctgggattaaaggcgtgcaccgctaCCACCACCCGTCAGGAAACTGCTTTTGAGGGAGAACAAACTCCTGACAGAACCCAAATAAACAGCACCCTCAAAGTACTTCCTAATGGTATAAAGGGATGGCAAACAGCTTAGCCTCCAAGTATCCAAGGACTGACTAAATGGGCGTGGAGACACCATGCCAGGGAGAGGCCCAGGACATACTTGTTCTCACTAGAAGATGAAGCAATCCTCTGTATTTCTAAGAAGCGAATCTTCCTCTTGGCCtggtggctgggtggagaaagctCTTCAGAGACAGTACTGGAATAGGTGTACGGAACTAGGGATAAGaagcagacaaacaaaccaagaacaGTTAGTAGGGGGTGAACAGATTTTCACTTTCATGTAACAGGTGTGCATCTGTAGACACATATAAACCAAAGAGGGAATTACTAGAAAGAACCTGACCAGCAAGGTCAAGGACTTTAAAACCAAGTGCCTGGCTTCCGCTTTCTCAGAACAAAGTACTCAAAAGAGCATGATGGAGTGAGGAAATTCCTCTCATCCTCAGTGTCAGGACTGCAGAGGCATCCTGAGAGCTCAGCACCGAATCTCCCACAGGCCTCTACAGCTTGGACTGATGTCACCAGCTCTGGGAACACCTCCACACTAGCTTTTACATCACCAAAGTGTAGGACACTCTCCTCCCTTGGTTCCCATGAGCACTTTTTCAGGACTTCACTACCTCTAATCACCCTACTTCTCCCTCTTCACAGAGATGTGATGGAGCCTCCTATTTGCTCTGTCCACCTGCAGCTTCAATGGCCCACAAGCTGAACCTGCAAACCTgcatctggcccagagagcttTCTTAACATTTCTAGACTCCCATTCTCAACATCTCGCCCTCAAGAATCTGAACATGAAGAATCCCACCCAAGTTTTACAGCCAGAAAAGGACTTGCCTAGAACTATGTATGGCACAGAGTCCTAATAGCAGGAGCTGACTTCTTCATGAGACATGAGGAACTCTCATTTTGTGAGATACTTGGCATATTGTCACTTGGTCCCCTTACCAGGCTTACTAGTTTTTATGTTCCTGCCTCCCACCTGGAGCATGAAGGGAAATGTTTTACAAGGTTTCCAAAAGATGTTTATCTCTAACTTCTAAGCCTAgcacttaaaagacaaaaaccacggAGATGGAGATCTGGCTTAGcagttccagaggactcaagttcaattcccatcatccacatgacagcttaaAACTCTTAAGATGTTAgctcagctccagaggatccaataccctcttctggcctatctgagcaccaggcacacacagacatacatgcaggcaaaacacccatatatataaaagataaaaataaagtaaaataaaaataaaacaaataaaaagccaaacaaaataatGTGAGAAGTAGGAGTCCAAATCACCCTAATGCAGATGAGATCACTTCCAAGAATCCTGCTCAACTGTCAGGCAGCAGGGAGCCATTCCAGATGATCTGAGGTGTTAGCAACATGGCTCAGAAATCACCTTCCATCACACATGACTCCTGAATACCAACTCTGTGCCATGTGTTGGGTCAGAGGACCCCAGCAGTCCTCTGCTCAGAGAGAGAGTGGATCCTCACAAGTGGTCCTACTCACCTTTCTCCAAGAAATTCTCTAGGTCCTCAGTAAGGTTTAATGAATCCTCATGATCCAGCATAAACTTCAGGATGACAGCTAactcagcctgggccacaggaagagaaaatgaacatcATTGTGGTGTTGTGGACACCAAAGAAAGGAGGACTCAGGACTTACTCCAGCAGTGCTAATCCCCCGGGGCTTGGTGGGTCTCTTTTCCCCGTAAAGCTGAAACTCCATCGCCTGCCCCACAACACAGTGGCTCTACTTCTTCTCTCCCTACCAGGGAGCGTTTATGTAACTTTATTGACTTCTTGCAAATAACCTTACCAGAGTGGGATGGCAAGTACAGCCATGaggacacacacaggaaaaggaaataacTTCTACATATTCTCCAAATACACAGGACAATTaaaaacatgcacataaaaaaggCCTCAAAAATTAATCCCTTAAGAAGTTTACGGTTGTGTCTAGGGATGAGCTTACTGACAATATAATTTCCTTCTTTGGACTTCAACATTTTCTGCTTCTTGTTTTTTACAATGAATGGCTATTATCACGACACACATTAACTTTTTAGAGAATAGTAActtttatttaaagagaaatgattGGGCAAgggaagcccaggctgggctggcaAGTGGGATGAAGGCACAAGAGCCTACCTGAATCATATATTCAAACTGTTCCCAGTCCCGGGGATTTCTGGAGCTCATGGTGGAGTGATATAAAAACAGCATTACCATCTAGAAGCCGAACAAAGAAGTGGCAGTCACTGAGTGAGATACATCTCTTCCTGGTGCTCCCACTCAAGAGCTATTTTGAAGATTCTGAGCTATTCTCTTTCAGAATTTCTATAATTAGCAGTCCCAAACCACCATCCTCAATAGTCCCAggaggaaagatggctcagtggttaagaccaaggttcaattcccaacaaccacatggcagcttaaaaCTGGAACTCGAGTTCCAGGTGAtatgataccctcacacagacatacatgcaggcaaaacacaaatgagcataaaaataaatcttaaaaaaaaaaaaaagtcccaggaGACATCTTTTTCATAAATAAATCCGAGGgcttgccaggaggtggtggtggtggtggtggtggtggtagtggtggtggtgttgttggtgcacacctttaatcccagtactcgggaagcagaggcaggcggatctcgagtttgaggccagcctgggctacagagtgagttctaggacagccagggctacacagagaaactctgtctcaaaaaactaaaaatactactactactaataataataataaaataaataaatccaaggGCTTGATGCTCAGGGTGCAAAAAGACAGGTGTCAGGACTTCTACACAGCTGGATTCCTGGACTTGTGGAATCAGGAGCATAAAACTTAAGACACTACCCTCTATAGACCAACACCCAGCAGAGGAAATGAAGTCACCTgagcttgaaagaaaaatacGATGATCACTGAGTGAGAACTGGTTCCTGCAAATCTCCATCACAGGCCTCAGTGTTGGTCAAGTAAACTTCTTTGTCAAAAGATCATGGGCTCCCAGAATCCTTGGACAAAAATGGCCTCTGACTTAGCCAACTGGCTGGGCTAACTGGCTGGCCTTGCCTGCAGGTCTGAtgagttccaaaacagcaccCTTCATTCAGGTTCAGAAAAAGCCTTGCAGATTTCTCAGGCCCCTGCCACCCAAGTCTGATATCCCACAGGTACCTTGGCCAATTCCATCTCAGACCCCTCCATCACTTTCTGCACAGACACCAGGCATTGTGTAGACAAGGGATGTTTCCAATTTTCTGCAATGACAAATATGTAGCAAACACTGAACTCTCAAAATTCAACTTCAGAAGCAGAATTACAGTCTCCGAGGAGACTCCAAGACAAAGGGCCCTCATTCCTGATGTTCTTTCTCACCTACCTTGTATTTCCACCTGAAGTCAGTTCTACCGAGGGGCAGCCCAAGGGCTCTATGGATAGTATTAGAAGAAAGTGCCAGGACATTAGCAATAACTCTGGGTCAAGACCCTACACTCACCTGCCAGCTCATCATCTCCCCTACTTAGCACCACAGAAGGAGCCAGAGATATGAGATCATCCTAGAGTCCTTTCCAGCTAAGGCTGAATCCAATTAGAGCAACAGAAGACACCAGACCCTTATTCTGCCAGAGCATTTCATAGTAACAGCCTGTAGGGACAAAATTTCACCTGCCCTATAATTCTCTTGAGGTAGAAATGGCAGGCAGCTCCCAATGTTAAATGTCAGACTCTGTGGTACAAGGATAACCAGGGAGGGGAGCCGACACGCTTTATGCTCCAAGTTTCACAaacattctttcttttccccctagctctgtagacctcaaactcagagatccgtttgcctctgccttccaaatgctgggattaaaggtgtgtgctaccaccacacaGCTTCACAAACATTCTTATTTAATCTTCCCCCAACCTGATGAGCAATAATTATCTCCATACCACATACTGAGAACCTATGTCTAAAAA
The sequence above is drawn from the Peromyscus leucopus breed LL Stock chromosome 1, UCI_PerLeu_2.1, whole genome shotgun sequence genome and encodes:
- the Numa1 gene encoding nuclear mitotic apparatus protein 1 isoform X4 codes for the protein MTLHATRAATLLAWVNSLHVADPVETVLQLQDCSIFVKIINTIHNTEEGQQILQQPVPERLDFVCSFLQKNWKHPLSTQCLVSVQKVMEGSEMELAKMVMLFLYHSTMSSRNPRDWEQFEYMIQAELAVILKFMLDHEDSLNLTEDLENFLEKVPYTYSSTVSEELSPPSHQAKRKIRFLEIQRIASSSSENNFLAGSPSSPMGDILQTPQFQIRRLKKQLADERNNRDELELELSESLKLLTEKDAQIAMMQQRIDHLALLNEKQAASSQESGEVEELRGKNESLTVRLHETLKRCQNLKTEKNQMDRKISQLSEENGDLSFKVREFSSHLQQLQGAFNDLIEEHNKASQEWAEKQAHLEKELSTVLQDKKCLEEKNEILQGKLSQLEERAAQLWESPAKEKGEVLGDALQLETLKQEAAKLAADNTQLQAQVETLVSERGQQEAQQLAERGHFEEEKQQLATLIADLQSSISNLTQAKEELEQASQVQGAQLTAQVASLTALNTTLQQQKDQELASLKEQAKKEQAQMVQTLQEQEQATQGLRQQVEQLSSSLKLKEQQLEEAAKEQEAARQDLAQQLATAAEAQEASRRERDTARQQLETLEREKAAKLESLQQQLQAANEARDSAQTSVTQVQREKAELSQKVGELHASIEAAHQEQRQAQAHVTELEAQLKAEQQKTTEREKVIQEKVQLQEQLQALEETLKITKGSLEEEKRRATDALQEQQRRVAEMETESRSLMEQREQEQKELEQEKAGRKGLEAQLQQLEETHQAETEALRRELAEATASQQRAQSETEQLVREVESWQKRCEAQQQEEARYSALFQEQLVALKGDCEKADQEAQEEAGEVHSEGQIGQQQSQLAQLHANFARALQQVQEKEARAQKLADDLSTLQEKMAATNKEVACLKTLVLKAGEQQEMASLELFKEPPGAGNRESDRQEEQRGRPFSSTQAALKAMEREAEQMGSELGRLRAALMKSQGQQQEERGQQEREVARLTQERGQAQADLAQEKAAKAELEMRLQNTLNEQRVEFAALQEALAHALTEKEGKDQELAKLREQEAAQRTELKELQQTLEQLKTQLVKKEEEHPAGGTAGEGTSGPGTQLETARKTEVPGPELEALRAEVSKLEQRCQQQQQQVEGLTHSLESERASRAEQDKALEALQGQLEEKARELGQSRAASASAQRELTALRAKAQDHSKAEEEWKAQVARGQQEAERKSSLISSLEEEVSILNRQVLEKEGESKELKRLVVAESEKSQKLEERLRLLQVETASSSARAAERSSALREEVQSLREEVEKQRTISENLRQELTSQAERAEELGQELKAWQEKFFQKEQALSALQLEHTSTQALVSELLPAKHLCQQLQAEQAAAEKRHREEIEQSKQAAGGLRAELMRAQRELGELGPLRQKVVEQERAAQQLRAEKASYAEQLSMLKKAHGLLAEENRGLGERANLGRQFLEVELDQAREKYVQELAAVRTDAETHLAEMRQEAQSTTRELEVMTAKYEGAKVKVLEERQRFQEERQKLTAQVEELSKKLTEYDQASKVQQQKLKAQGGESQQEVQRLQAQLSELQTQLSQKEQAAEHYKLQMEKAKTHYDAKKQQNQELQEQLRDLEQLQKENKELRAEGERLGRELQQAGLKTKEAEQACRHLSAQVRSLEAQVAHADQQLRDLGKSQVATDALKSREPQKPQLDLSIDSLDLSLEEGTPCSVASKLPRTQPDGTSVPGEPASPISQRLPPKVESLESLYFTPIPARGQAPLESSLDSLGDAFPDSGRKTRSARRRTTQIINITMTKKLDVEEPDSANSSFYSTQSAPASRASLRATSSTQSLARLGSPDDGNSALLSLPGYRPTTRSSARRSQARMSSGAPQGRNSFYMGTCQDEPEQLDDWNRIAELQQRNRVCPPHLKTCYPLESRPSLNLATITDEEMKTGDPQETLRRASMQPAQIAEGVGITTRQQRKRVSTETHQGPGTPESKKATSCFPRPMTPRDRHEGRKQSGTAEAQKKAAPVLKQVDRRQSMAFSILNTPKKLGNSLLRRGGSKKTPAKVSPNTRSGTRRSPRIATTTAGAATATPRAKGKAKH
- the Numa1 gene encoding nuclear mitotic apparatus protein 1 isoform X2, which codes for MTLHATRAATLLAWVNSLHVADPVETVLQLQDCSIFVKIINTIHNTEEGQQILQQPVPERLDFVCSFLQKNWKHPLSTQCLVSVQKVMEGSEMELAKMVMLFLYHSTMSSRNPRDWEQFEYMIQAELAVILKFMLDHEDSLNLTEDLENFLEKVPYTYSSTVSEELSPPSHQAKRKIRFLEIQRIASSSSENNFLAGSPSSPMGDILQTPQFQIRRLKKQLADERNNRDELELELSESLKLLTEKDAQIAMMQQRIDHLALLNEKQAASSQESGEVEELRGKNESLTVRLHETLKRCQNLKTEKNQMDRKISQLSEENGDLSFKVREFSSHLQQLQGAFNDLIEEHNKASQEWAEKQAHLEKELSTVLQDKKCLEEKNEILQGKLSQLEERAAQLWESPAKEKGEVLGDALQLETLKQEAAKLAADNTQLQAQVETLVSERGQQEAQQLAERGHFEEEKQQLATLIADLQSSISNLTQAKEELEQASQVQGAQLTAQVASLTALNTTLQQQKDQELASLKEQAKKEQAQMVQTLQEQEQATQGLRQQVEQLSSSLKLKEQQLEEAAKEQEAARQDLAQQLATAAEAQEASRRERDTARQQLETLEREKAAKLESLQQQLQAANEARDSAQTSVTQVQREKAELSQKVGELHASIEAAHQEQRQAQAHVTELEAQLKAEQQKTTEREKVIQEKVQLQEQLQALEETLKITKGSLEEEKRRATDALQEQQRRVAEMETESRSLMEQREQEQKELEQEKAGRKGLEAQLQQLEETHQAETEALRRELAEATASQQRAQSETEQLVREVESWQKRCEAQQQEEARYSALFQEQLVALKGDCEKADQEAQEEAGEVHSEGQIGQQQSQLAQLHANFARALQQVQEKEARAQKLADDLSTLQEKMAATNKEVACLKTLVLKAGEQQEMASLELFKEPPGAGNRESDRQEEQRGRPFSSTQAALKAMEREAEQMGSELGRLRAALMKSQGQQQEERGQQEREVARLTQERGQAQADLAQEKAAKAELEMRLQNTLNEQRVEFAALQEALAHALTEKEGKDQELAKLREQEAAQRTELKELQQTLEQLKTQLVKKEEEHPAGGTAGEGTSGPGTQLETARKTEVPGPELEALRAEVSKLEQRCQQQQQQVEGLTHSLESERASRAEQDKALEALQGQLEEKARELGQSRAASASAQRELTALRAKAQDHSKAEEEWKAQVARGQQEAERKSSLISSLEEEVSILNRQVLEKEGESKELKRLVVAESEKSQKLEERLRLLQVETASSSARAAERSSALREEVQSLREEVEKQRTISENLRQELTSQAERAEELGQELKAWQEKFFQKEQALSALQLEHTSTQALVSELLPAKHLCQQLQAEQAAAEKRHREEIEQSKQAAGGLRAELMRAQRELGELGPLRQKVVEQERAAQQLRAEKASYAEQLSMLKKAHGLLAEENRGLGERANLGRQFLEVELDQAREKYVQELAAVRTDAETHLAEMRQEAQSTTRELEVMTAKYEGAKVKVLEERQRFQEERQKLTAQVEQLEVFQREQTKQVEELSKKLTEYDQASKVQQQKLKAQGGESQQEVQRLQAQLSELQTQLSQKEQAAEHYKLQMEKAKTHYDAKKQQNQELQEQLRDLEQLQKENKELRAEGERLGRELQQAGLKTKEAEQACRHLSAQVRSLEAQVAHADQQLRDLGKSQVATDALKSREPQKPQLDLSIDSLDLSLEEGTPCSVASKLPRTQPDGTSVPGEPASPISQRLPPKVESLESLYFTPIPARGQAPLESSLDSLGDAFPDSGRKTRSARRRTTQIINITMTKKLDVEEPDSANSSFYSTQSAPASRASLRATSSTQSLARLGSPDDGNSALLSLPGYRPTTRSSARRSQARMSSGAPQGRNSFYMGTCQDEPEQLDDWNRIAELQQRNRVCPPHLKTCYPLESRPSLNLATITDEEMKTGDPQETLRRASMQPAQIAEGVGITTRQQRKRVSTETHQGPGTPESKKATSCFPRPMTPRDRHEGRKQSGTAEAQKKAAPVLKQVDRRQSMAFSILNTPKKLGNSLLRRGGSKKTPAKVSPNTRSGTRRSPRIATTTAGAATATPRAKGKAKH